A genomic segment from Limosilactobacillus sp. encodes:
- a CDS encoding ABC-F family ATP-binding cassette domain-containing protein — MQTMRAEGLTSTYGEKTLFENVNFIINENDRIGLIGVNGSGKTSLLNVIADLTSPEAGSITKPNDYTIGYLKQQPDLDQNKTIMEAIFEGQQPVFKTIRAYEDALAKFSAHPEDPQAVDRYTKMQAKMDQEDAWEADSQVKTILTQLKIKDTSQQIANLSGGQQKRVGLAQVLIEQPDLLLLDEPTNHLDLDSVVWLQDFLKSYKGAVLLVTHDRYFLDQVTNHIWELSFGHLYHYEGNYQDFVAKKAERVELAQETEKKNQQLYKKELAWMRTGAKARSTKQKGRINRFHELEGKVGKLKTDEDVSINLGSQRLGKDVIEFKNANLTLGDHQILHDFNWLVTAGDRIGITGENGAGKTSLLNVIAQRVPLDSGVLKIGETVKLGYYTQQTEGVDDNKRMVEFLTEIADNVTEKDGNKISVTQLLERFLFPRFMHGTLIRKLSGGEKRRLYLLKILMQQPNVLLLDEPTNDLDIGTLTVLEDYLDHFAGTVITVSHDRYFLDKVADNLLIFHGNGDIQRYTGFFTDYLKEAQQAQAASQAAKTTAKKATKKESASQAAKPKKKTKLTYAEKLEWDHIDEDLDQLDTQQKEIEQQMAAAASDYTKLADLQKQLDAVKKQVDEKTARWEYLSNFIDD; from the coding sequence ATGCAAACAATGCGTGCGGAGGGCCTCACCAGTACCTACGGGGAGAAGACCCTCTTTGAAAATGTCAATTTTATTATTAATGAAAACGACCGAATCGGCCTGATCGGGGTCAACGGGAGCGGGAAGACCAGCCTGCTGAACGTGATTGCCGACCTGACCAGTCCAGAGGCGGGGTCGATCACCAAGCCTAACGACTATACGATCGGCTACCTCAAGCAGCAGCCGGACCTAGATCAGAATAAGACGATCATGGAAGCCATCTTTGAGGGGCAGCAGCCGGTCTTTAAGACCATCCGCGCCTACGAGGATGCCCTGGCAAAATTCAGTGCCCACCCGGAAGATCCGCAGGCCGTCGATCGCTACACCAAGATGCAAGCGAAGATGGACCAGGAAGACGCCTGGGAGGCCGATAGCCAGGTGAAGACGATCCTGACCCAGTTGAAGATCAAGGACACCAGCCAGCAAATCGCCAACCTCTCCGGGGGCCAGCAAAAACGGGTCGGCCTGGCCCAGGTACTGATTGAGCAACCCGACCTCTTGCTCCTAGACGAACCAACCAACCACCTCGACCTGGACTCGGTTGTCTGGCTCCAGGACTTCCTGAAGTCGTACAAGGGTGCCGTTCTTCTGGTGACCCACGACCGTTACTTCCTCGACCAAGTCACCAACCACATTTGGGAGCTCTCCTTTGGTCATCTTTACCACTACGAGGGGAACTATCAGGACTTTGTGGCTAAGAAGGCGGAACGGGTCGAACTGGCCCAGGAGACCGAGAAAAAGAACCAGCAGCTCTATAAAAAGGAGCTGGCTTGGATGCGGACGGGTGCCAAGGCCCGCAGCACCAAGCAGAAGGGGCGGATCAATCGTTTCCACGAGCTGGAAGGCAAGGTCGGTAAGCTGAAGACGGACGAGGACGTTTCGATCAACCTCGGCTCCCAGCGCCTGGGGAAGGACGTCATCGAATTTAAGAATGCCAATCTCACCCTCGGCGACCACCAGATCCTGCACGACTTCAACTGGCTGGTGACGGCCGGGGACCGGATCGGGATCACCGGGGAAAACGGGGCCGGCAAGACCAGCCTGCTGAACGTGATTGCCCAGCGGGTGCCCCTGGACAGCGGGGTATTAAAGATCGGCGAGACCGTCAAGCTCGGTTACTACACCCAGCAGACCGAGGGGGTCGACGACAACAAACGGATGGTTGAGTTTTTGACCGAGATTGCCGACAACGTCACCGAAAAGGACGGCAACAAGATCAGCGTCACCCAGCTCCTGGAGCGCTTCCTCTTCCCGCGGTTCATGCATGGCACCCTGATTCGCAAGCTCTCCGGGGGAGAAAAGCGGCGCCTCTACCTGCTCAAGATCCTGATGCAACAGCCAAACGTCCTGCTGCTGGACGAACCGACCAACGACCTCGACATCGGCACGCTGACCGTTCTCGAAGATTACCTGGATCACTTTGCCGGCACGGTGATCACGGTTTCCCACGACCGTTACTTCCTGGACAAGGTGGCCGATAACCTGCTGATCTTCCACGGCAACGGCGACATCCAACGCTACACCGGCTTCTTTACCGACTACCTTAAGGAGGCCCAGCAGGCTCAAGCAGCCAGTCAGGCGGCGAAGACCACTGCCAAAAAGGCCACCAAGAAGGAATCGGCCAGCCAGGCGGCCAAGCCGAAGAAGAAGACCAAGCTGACCTACGCCGAAAAGCTGGAATGGGATCACATCGATGAGGATCTCGACCAGCTCGACACCCAGCAAAAGGAGATTGAGCAGCAGATGGCGGCCGCGGCCAGTGACTACACCAAGCTAGCTGACCTCCAAAAGCAGCTCGATGCCGTCAAAAAGCAGGTGGACGAGAAAACCGCCCGCTGGGAGTACTTAAGTAATTTCATCGACGACTAA
- a CDS encoding thymidylate synthase, with translation MAENANEQQYLDLARYVLEHGHEKSDRTGTGTRSVFGYQMRFDLSKGFPILTTKKVPFGLIKSELLWFLRGDTNIRFLLQHHNHIWDEWAFKKWVESPEYQGPDMTDFGHRWLKDPEFKKQYLAEKKAFCQRVLDDEEFAKKYGDLGLVYGSQWRHWKTSQGGTIDQIANVIHQIKTTPDSRRMIVSAWNPEDVPSMALPPCHTMFQFYVNEGKLSCQLYQRSADIFLGVPFNIASYALLTHMIAHQCGLQVGDFVHTLGDAHIYLNHLDQIKTQLARTPHTAPQLILPAEPKPIDQYQMDDIKLEGYTHEPAIKAPVAV, from the coding sequence ATGGCAGAAAATGCAAACGAACAGCAATACCTCGACCTGGCGCGCTACGTCCTGGAGCACGGCCACGAAAAGAGCGACCGGACGGGGACGGGAACGCGGTCGGTCTTCGGCTACCAGATGCGCTTTGACCTCAGCAAGGGCTTCCCGATCCTGACGACCAAGAAGGTGCCCTTTGGCCTGATTAAGAGCGAACTGCTCTGGTTCCTGCGTGGTGACACCAACATCCGCTTCCTCCTCCAGCACCACAACCATATTTGGGACGAATGGGCCTTCAAGAAGTGGGTCGAAAGCCCCGAGTATCAGGGACCGGACATGACCGACTTTGGCCACCGCTGGCTCAAGGATCCGGAATTTAAGAAGCAGTACCTGGCCGAGAAGAAGGCCTTCTGCCAACGGGTTTTGGATGATGAAGAATTTGCCAAGAAGTATGGCGACCTCGGCCTGGTTTACGGCAGCCAGTGGCGGCACTGGAAGACCAGCCAGGGGGGAACGATTGACCAAATCGCCAACGTCATTCACCAAATCAAAACGACGCCGGATTCGCGGCGGATGATCGTTTCGGCCTGGAATCCCGAGGACGTGCCGTCGATGGCCCTGCCACCGTGCCACACGATGTTCCAGTTCTACGTCAACGAAGGGAAGCTCTCCTGCCAGCTCTACCAGCGCAGTGCGGACATTTTCCTGGGCGTGCCGTTCAACATCGCTAGCTATGCCCTGTTGACCCACATGATTGCCCACCAGTGCGGCCTGCAGGTTGGGGACTTTGTTCATACCCTTGGGGATGCCCACATCTACCTCAACCACCTCGATCAGATCAAGACCCAGCTGGCCCGGACGCCCCACACGGCACCGCAGCTGATCCTGCCGGCGGAACCGAAGCCGATCGACCAGTACCAGATGGATGACATCAAGTTGGAGGGCTACACCCACGAACCGGCCATCAAGGCCCCGGTTGCCGTCTGA
- a CDS encoding dihydrofolate reductase yields the protein MTKVSFVWAEDLDGWIGKDNALPWHLSADMRHFKAVTMGHPIVMGRATFESIGRPLPHRPNIVLTHNDLNVSGLTVVHDLTQLRALIDQQAATTEVCIIGGAGVFAATLPLVNTLHRTIINGHYHGDVKMPPVDYSRWQRLSRRPVVENDQPVCWFEEWVLDEKQD from the coding sequence ATGACGAAAGTAAGCTTTGTTTGGGCGGAGGACTTGGACGGCTGGATCGGTAAGGACAATGCCCTGCCCTGGCACCTGTCAGCCGACATGCGCCATTTCAAGGCGGTCACGATGGGCCACCCGATTGTGATGGGGCGGGCAACCTTTGAGTCGATTGGCCGACCGCTGCCCCACCGACCCAACATTGTCCTGACCCACAACGATTTGAATGTTTCGGGCCTGACCGTGGTCCACGACCTCACCCAGCTGCGGGCGCTGATTGATCAGCAGGCGGCGACAACGGAAGTCTGCATCATCGGTGGGGCCGGCGTTTTTGCGGCCACCCTGCCGCTGGTGAACACCCTGCACCGGACAATCATCAACGGCCACTATCACGGGGACGTAAAAATGCCACCGGTCGATTACTCCCGGTGGCAGCGTTTGAGTCGGCGCCCGGTGGTCGAAAATGACCAACCGGTCTGCTGGTTTGAAGAATGGGTCCTAGACGAAAAACAGGATTGA
- the trhA gene encoding PAQR family membrane homeostasis protein TrhA, whose translation MAARPSYRPQNRQEILIEIGNAITHGVGFGLAVAGLVFLIIRAVHTGSPMRIVTFTIYGSILTLFYLSSTLFHALYFTRARHLFRIFDHSMIYLLIAGTYTPYCLVSIRGWAGWTLFGIIWGLAVLGVVYKSIWLKHKSKWSTLIYVLMGWLCLFAFVPLWEALGPVGFGLLLAGGITFTLGALLYSRPTRYTHLIWHVFVLVGTGFMYFSILFFV comes from the coding sequence TTGGCAGCACGTCCATCGTATCGTCCGCAGAACCGACAGGAAATCCTTATTGAGATTGGTAACGCAATCACCCATGGGGTCGGCTTCGGCCTCGCCGTCGCCGGCCTGGTCTTTTTAATCATCCGGGCCGTCCACACCGGCAGTCCAATGCGGATCGTCACCTTCACAATTTATGGCAGTATCCTCACCCTTTTTTATCTCTCGTCGACGCTCTTTCACGCCCTCTATTTCACCCGGGCCCGGCACCTTTTTCGGATCTTTGATCATTCAATGATCTACCTGCTGATCGCCGGGACCTACACCCCCTACTGCCTAGTCAGCATCCGGGGCTGGGCGGGCTGGACCCTCTTTGGAATCATCTGGGGACTGGCTGTCCTCGGGGTGGTCTACAAGAGCATCTGGCTCAAGCACAAGAGCAAGTGGTCAACCCTGATCTACGTCCTGATGGGCTGGCTGTGTCTCTTTGCCTTCGTGCCGCTCTGGGAAGCCCTCGGTCCGGTTGGCTTCGGGCTCCTGCTCGCCGGCGGAATTACCTTCACCCTGGGCGCCCTGCTCTACAGCCGGCCGACACGTTACACCCACCTGATCTGGCACGTCTTCGTCCTGGTGGGAACCGGCTTCATGTACTTCTCAATCCTGTTTTTCGTCTAG
- a CDS encoding DegV family protein: MAKVKIVCDSSAGLTEEDIQKYNITIIPLTVMIDGTVYTERETITNDQFPEMMKNAKSLPKTSQPPIGKFVDAFDKLGEDGSEVLCVTMMASISGTVHAAEQAAELSKTKVTVYDSQTTDQGMAFQIVEAAQVLENGGTVEDAVAKMKDVLAKSKLYLAIDNLKNLVAGGRISKFAGALSSLLNIKVMLQVYDGEIHVIMKGRGTKAIHKEWDQILDEMAKGPKVKAIGISHVQADKEVNRLKEGLAKIYPDAKIIVRETVPIIATHTGLGACCLLYYTE, encoded by the coding sequence ATGGCAAAAGTAAAAATTGTTTGTGATTCTTCCGCCGGCTTGACCGAGGAAGACATTCAAAAATATAACATTACAATTATTCCCCTGACCGTGATGATTGATGGAACGGTCTATACTGAGCGGGAGACGATCACTAACGATCAATTCCCGGAGATGATGAAGAACGCTAAGAGCCTGCCGAAGACGTCTCAGCCGCCGATCGGTAAGTTTGTCGATGCCTTCGACAAGCTCGGTGAGGACGGCAGCGAGGTCCTGTGCGTGACCATGATGGCCTCCATTTCCGGGACGGTTCATGCGGCCGAGCAGGCGGCGGAACTGTCCAAGACCAAGGTAACGGTCTACGACTCACAGACGACCGACCAGGGGATGGCCTTCCAAATCGTCGAGGCGGCCCAGGTATTGGAGAACGGCGGGACGGTGGAAGACGCCGTCGCCAAGATGAAGGATGTCCTGGCCAAGAGCAAGCTTTACCTCGCCATTGACAACCTGAAAAACCTGGTTGCCGGCGGTCGGATCAGCAAGTTTGCCGGGGCGCTATCCAGCCTTTTGAACATCAAGGTGATGCTCCAAGTCTACGACGGTGAGATCCACGTCATCATGAAGGGCCGGGGTACCAAGGCGATCCACAAGGAATGGGACCAGATCCTGGATGAAATGGCCAAGGGGCCGAAAGTCAAGGCAATTGGGATTTCCCACGTCCAGGCGGACAAGGAGGTTAACCGGCTCAAGGAGGGCCTGGCCAAGATTTATCCGGATGCTAAGATCATCGTGCGTGAAACCGTGCCGATCATTGCCACTCATACCGGCCTGGGCGCTTGCTGCCTGTTGTACTACACTGAATAA
- a CDS encoding SGNH/GDSL hydrolase family protein: MKKKWWLVVILIVVLALGGGWFYFNRATPSAKEDQVQTPQYVEKKHVKLVALGDSLTHGQGDETNNGGYVGVIKKKIEHHYQQTTVTTVNYGVSGDRSDQILDRLNSQKQIRSDLADADVITMTVGGNDLMQHLEADALESPKKISTDVDSAESSYRKKLHALFSAVRKQNPDAPIFVMSIYNPFYTYFPDVTTISDAVAKWNQTTTSVMGDYQQMYFVDINHLMSYGQYKTAASRQHLVAAEKKANGGKVSQGKVADVMNEKDHNINDYISTDDNFHPNHRGYEQIAKKLFTAMKEHNSWEYTKR, encoded by the coding sequence ATGAAGAAGAAATGGTGGCTAGTGGTGATCCTGATTGTGGTGCTGGCCCTTGGCGGTGGCTGGTTCTATTTCAATCGGGCAACGCCAAGCGCTAAAGAAGACCAGGTTCAAACGCCGCAATACGTGGAGAAAAAGCACGTCAAACTGGTGGCGCTGGGTGATTCCCTGACGCACGGCCAGGGGGATGAAACCAACAATGGTGGCTACGTCGGCGTCATCAAGAAAAAGATTGAGCACCATTACCAACAGACGACGGTAACAACGGTTAACTACGGGGTCAGTGGTGACCGCTCCGACCAGATTCTGGACCGGCTCAATTCGCAAAAGCAGATCCGCTCCGACCTGGCCGATGCCGACGTGATCACGATGACCGTCGGCGGCAACGACCTGATGCAGCACCTGGAGGCCGACGCCTTGGAGTCACCGAAGAAGATTTCAACCGATGTCGACAGCGCGGAGAGCAGTTACCGGAAGAAACTGCACGCGCTCTTTAGTGCCGTGCGTAAGCAGAATCCGGACGCGCCAATCTTTGTGATGAGCATCTACAACCCCTTCTACACCTACTTCCCGGACGTCACGACGATCAGCGATGCCGTTGCCAAGTGGAATCAGACGACCACCAGCGTGATGGGAGATTATCAGCAGATGTACTTTGTTGACATCAACCACCTGATGTCGTACGGTCAGTACAAGACGGCCGCTTCCCGCCAACACCTGGTGGCGGCGGAAAAGAAGGCCAATGGCGGCAAGGTGAGTCAGGGCAAGGTTGCCGACGTGATGAATGAAAAGGATCACAACATCAACGATTATATTTCAACCGACGACAATTTCCACCCTAACCACCGCGGCTACGAACAGATCGCCAAGAAGCTGTTTACGGCGATGAAGGAACATAATTCTTGGGAATACACAAAGAGGTAA
- a CDS encoding YpmS family protein translates to MKEQKKTINYWKWAFFVLLAAILISGGVVISKATAPSPRPEMTQTVAAKDTSVTVELNRKQVNALSANYLNQFLKGQKIKYHFLVGKQYATLVGDTKFMGVKIRFAINFVPERTAAGNVLLRAKGLAVGRLNIPIKFVMGYIAKNYNIPNWVSIDAKHKTILLDLNRYSKHHSLKYSAQEINMETGRFKFLITVPTNNN, encoded by the coding sequence ATGAAAGAACAGAAAAAGACGATCAATTACTGGAAGTGGGCCTTCTTCGTCCTCCTGGCTGCAATCCTGATTAGCGGTGGGGTCGTCATCTCCAAGGCCACGGCGCCCAGTCCGCGACCCGAGATGACCCAAACGGTGGCTGCCAAGGACACTTCCGTGACGGTCGAATTAAACCGTAAGCAGGTCAACGCCCTTTCCGCCAACTATCTGAACCAGTTTTTGAAAGGCCAAAAGATCAAGTATCACTTCCTGGTCGGCAAGCAATACGCGACCCTGGTGGGCGACACTAAGTTCATGGGGGTCAAGATTCGGTTTGCCATTAACTTTGTTCCGGAGAGGACGGCCGCGGGCAACGTCCTCCTGCGGGCGAAGGGACTGGCGGTTGGCCGACTCAACATCCCGATCAAGTTTGTGATGGGCTACATTGCCAAGAACTACAACATTCCCAACTGGGTCTCCATCGATGCCAAGCACAAGACAATCCTGCTTGACCTGAACCGTTACAGCAAGCACCATTCACTGAAGTACTCGGCCCAGGAGATTAATATGGAGACCGGGCGCTTCAAGTTCCTGATTACGGTGCCAACCAATAATAACTAG
- a CDS encoding YozE family protein: MRESFYRYLMTQRNPNGADEVQQFANNAFLDSAFPKQSTDFDELSKYLEENADYLPSMTIFDTAWQRYLDAMN; this comes from the coding sequence ATGCGCGAAAGCTTTTATCGTTACCTAATGACCCAGCGCAACCCAAATGGGGCCGATGAGGTGCAGCAATTTGCCAACAACGCCTTTTTGGACAGCGCCTTTCCCAAGCAGTCAACAGACTTTGACGAACTTTCTAAGTACCTGGAAGAGAACGCTGACTACCTGCCGTCGATGACCATCTTCGACACGGCCTGGCAGCGTTACCTGGATGCAATGAACTAA
- the ylqF gene encoding ribosome biogenesis GTPase YlqF: MAVIQWFPGHMAKALRQIREQMPLVDIVFELVDARVPYSSQNPEVALAAGDKPRLLIMTKTDLADADRLKEWLDYFAQKGQPVLALDSRRQNVAKLVTAKSKEILHDKLAEEAAKGMKKRPIRAMCVGVPNVGKSTLLNHLVKKNVAATGNRPGVTTGQQWLRSSAELELLDTPGVLWHKFASQKQGQMLALSGAIKDSLYPKDDVALFALKYLRAHQPEMLKKRYRLTDADLDEAVTDPDLLLTITQKLGMRDDYDRASERLIFDLRKGKLGPITMEVPADLNEDGINE; this comes from the coding sequence TTGGCAGTAATTCAATGGTTCCCCGGACACATGGCCAAGGCCCTGCGGCAGATCCGCGAGCAGATGCCGCTGGTCGACATCGTCTTTGAACTGGTCGACGCCCGGGTACCGTACTCATCGCAAAATCCGGAAGTCGCCCTTGCCGCCGGCGACAAGCCGCGGCTTTTGATCATGACCAAGACCGACCTGGCCGATGCTGACCGGCTCAAGGAGTGGCTGGACTACTTTGCACAAAAGGGACAACCGGTCCTGGCCCTGGACTCCCGCCGGCAGAACGTGGCCAAGCTGGTGACCGCCAAGAGCAAGGAAATCCTGCACGATAAGCTGGCCGAGGAGGCGGCCAAGGGAATGAAGAAGCGGCCGATCCGGGCGATGTGCGTGGGGGTACCAAACGTCGGTAAGTCGACCCTCCTGAATCACCTGGTGAAGAAAAACGTCGCCGCCACCGGCAACCGGCCGGGGGTAACGACCGGCCAGCAGTGGCTTCGTTCCTCGGCTGAATTGGAACTGCTCGACACGCCCGGGGTTCTCTGGCACAAGTTTGCCAGCCAAAAGCAGGGGCAGATGCTGGCCCTAAGCGGGGCAATCAAGGATAGCCTCTACCCAAAGGATGACGTGGCCCTCTTTGCCCTCAAGTACCTGCGGGCTCACCAGCCGGAGATGCTGAAGAAACGCTACCGGCTGACGGACGCCGACCTGGACGAGGCGGTTACTGATCCCGATCTCCTGCTTACAATTACCCAGAAGCTGGGGATGCGCGACGACTACGACCGAGCCAGTGAACGGCTGATCTTTGACCTGCGGAAGGGCAAGCTCGGCCCGATCACGATGGAGGTTCCGGCCGACCTGAATGAGGATGGGATCAATGAGTGA
- a CDS encoding ribonuclease HII, with amino-acid sequence MSETIRQIKDRLAAITNPADPYVIALRDDPRKGVQQALAQHQRRLERQAAALAAFHQRFRYEQALWQRGCTYVAGMDEVGRGPLAGPVVTCAVILKPSFDLVGVTDSKQLTKHEREQLYLQIVNEAVEVSIAVNDREAIDRLNIYAATQDAMIRAVNNLHHRPQHLIVDAVPLKIPIPQTTLIKGDQKSISVAAASIVAKEYRDHLMRDYDRVYPGYGFAENMGYGTKEHLAGLAKYGVTPIHRHSFSPVKKYLN; translated from the coding sequence ATGAGTGAGACGATTCGCCAAATCAAGGACCGCCTGGCGGCCATCACCAACCCGGCCGACCCCTATGTTATTGCCTTGCGTGACGATCCGCGCAAGGGGGTCCAGCAAGCCCTTGCCCAGCACCAGCGCAGGTTGGAACGACAAGCCGCGGCACTAGCGGCCTTCCACCAGCGCTTTAGGTACGAGCAAGCCCTTTGGCAGCGGGGCTGTACCTACGTTGCCGGAATGGACGAGGTCGGGCGAGGCCCCTTGGCCGGCCCGGTGGTTACCTGCGCCGTCATTCTCAAGCCGTCCTTTGACCTGGTCGGGGTGACCGACTCCAAGCAGCTGACCAAGCATGAGCGTGAGCAGCTCTACCTGCAGATCGTCAACGAGGCCGTCGAGGTCAGCATCGCGGTCAACGATCGGGAGGCGATCGACCGGTTGAACATCTACGCGGCAACCCAGGACGCAATGATCCGGGCGGTCAACAACCTTCATCACCGGCCCCAGCACCTGATTGTCGACGCGGTGCCCCTCAAAATCCCGATCCCGCAGACGACCCTGATCAAGGGGGACCAGAAGAGCATCAGCGTCGCGGCGGCCAGCATTGTCGCCAAGGAATACCGGGACCACCTGATGCGCGATTACGACCGGGTCTACCCCGGCTACGGCTTTGCAGAAAACATGGGCTACGGAACCAAGGAGCATCTGGCTGGCCTCGCCAAGTACGGGGTAACGCCGATCCACCGCCATTCCTTTAGCCCGGTTAAAAAATATTTAAATTAA
- the dprA gene encoding DNA-processing protein DprA: MLSKREFLLRLSLCRGLGRVSKYHLWQAAQQHQSFTQMDHLVNEVSLSIRARTALENNWASQALDQAVAANQTQPFITLVDDAYPSQLKETYCPPLVLFYAGNLKLLQSPMLGVVGARDASSYGVSVLRGFLPEIVKHRLVVVSGLARGIDGLSHQVTLDCGGMTVGVIGCGLNRCYPAENRGLQSRVAKEGLVLTEYGLGEPPLAFHFPERNRIIAGLSQTLLVVEAKRRSGSLITANIALDENRNVCAVPGRIDTIRSLGTNELIAAGAKPILRAQDLLDEFA, encoded by the coding sequence ATGTTATCAAAACGCGAATTCTTATTACGACTGAGTCTGTGCCGCGGCCTGGGACGGGTCAGCAAGTACCATCTCTGGCAGGCTGCACAACAGCACCAGTCTTTTACCCAAATGGACCACTTGGTCAACGAAGTATCACTCAGCATCCGCGCTCGGACGGCCCTGGAGAACAATTGGGCCAGTCAGGCGCTCGACCAGGCAGTGGCCGCCAACCAAACGCAGCCTTTCATTACCCTGGTTGACGATGCCTACCCGAGTCAGCTCAAGGAAACCTATTGCCCGCCGCTGGTGCTCTTCTATGCGGGCAATCTTAAACTATTGCAGTCCCCGATGCTGGGCGTCGTGGGGGCCCGTGACGCCTCATCCTATGGGGTCAGCGTGCTCCGCGGCTTTTTACCCGAAATCGTCAAGCACCGGCTGGTCGTGGTCAGCGGCCTGGCCCGGGGAATCGACGGGCTCAGCCACCAGGTGACGCTCGACTGTGGCGGCATGACGGTCGGGGTGATCGGCTGCGGGCTCAACCGGTGCTACCCGGCCGAAAACCGCGGGCTCCAGTCCCGGGTCGCCAAAGAGGGCTTGGTGCTGACCGAATACGGTCTGGGCGAACCCCCACTGGCCTTCCATTTTCCAGAGAGGAACCGGATCATTGCGGGCCTCTCCCAGACGCTTTTGGTGGTCGAGGCCAAGCGGCGCAGCGGCAGCCTGATCACGGCCAACATCGCCCTGGACGAAAATCGCAACGTCTGTGCGGTCCCGGGACGGATCGATACGATTCGCTCTTTGGGCACAAACGAGCTGATCGCTGCCGGGGCCAAACCAATTTTGCGGGCCCAGGATCTGCTCGATGAATTTGCCTAG